A region of [Bacteroides] pectinophilus DNA encodes the following proteins:
- the rsmA gene encoding 16S rRNA (adenine(1518)-N(6)/adenine(1519)-N(6))-dimethyltransferase RsmA, which yields MENIKHLYNPTNTLEIIKKYGFGFQKRFGQNFLIDGNVVEKIVREAGITKDDFVLEIGPGIGTMTQILCENAREVAAVEIDKNLIPILAETLAPYDNVSVINEDILKVDVRKLAEEKNDGRPIKVVANLPYYITTPIIMGLFESHVPLESITIMVQKEVAQRMQVGPGTKDYGALSLAVQFYADAQIVLKVPASCFMPRPNVDSAVIKLVRHEDAPVKVKDEQFMFRVIRAAFNQRRKTLANSLANSSELNGSGHACTREDVTTALEAMGLPAGIRGEALTLAQFGELADRLIEMH from the coding sequence ATGGAGAACATCAAACATTTATACAATCCGACCAATACACTTGAGATTATTAAGAAATACGGGTTCGGTTTCCAGAAGAGATTCGGACAGAATTTCCTGATTGACGGTAATGTGGTTGAGAAGATTGTGCGCGAGGCGGGCATTACAAAGGATGATTTTGTGCTTGAGATAGGGCCGGGAATCGGAACAATGACACAGATTCTCTGCGAGAATGCAAGAGAGGTTGCGGCGGTTGAGATTGATAAGAATCTTATTCCGATACTTGCCGAGACACTTGCACCATATGATAACGTAAGTGTTATTAATGAGGATATTCTTAAAGTTGATGTAAGAAAGCTTGCTGAGGAAAAGAATGACGGACGTCCGATAAAGGTTGTTGCCAATCTTCCTTACTACATTACAACTCCTATCATCATGGGCCTTTTTGAGAGTCATGTTCCGCTTGAGAGCATTACTATAATGGTTCAGAAAGAGGTTGCACAGCGCATGCAGGTGGGCCCGGGAACTAAGGATTACGGTGCATTGTCACTTGCAGTCCAGTTCTATGCGGATGCCCAGATTGTCCTTAAGGTTCCTGCAAGCTGCTTTATGCCGCGTCCTAATGTCGATTCTGCCGTGATAAAGCTTGTGCGTCATGAGGATGCGCCTGTTAAGGTTAAGGATGAGCAGTTTATGTTCAGGGTTATCCGTGCCGCATTCAATCAGCGCCGCAAGACGCTTGCCAATTCACTTGCCAACAGCAGTGAGCTTAACGGAAGCGGACACGCATGCACAAGAGAGGACGTAACAACGGCTCTTGAGGCTATGGGACTTCCTGCGGGAATCAGAGGCGAAGCGCTTACACTTGCGCAGTTTGGCGAGCTTGCTGACAGACTGATTGAGATGCATTAA
- a CDS encoding 3-isopropylmalate dehydratase, which yields MDKFTGKVWVLGDDIDTDIIIPTEYLALKTVDDMKKYAFSPLRPELAGQIGDGDIIVAGKNFGCGSSREQAPEIIKHLNIRCVIAKSFARIFFRNSINNGLLLIENKDIPDAVREGDELTVIMNDKITFNGKDYPIEPLPDNLMEILNAGGLVKAMQKRNGLV from the coding sequence ATGGATAAATTTACAGGTAAAGTGTGGGTGCTCGGTGACGATATCGATACGGATATCATAATCCCTACAGAGTACCTTGCGCTTAAGACAGTTGATGATATGAAAAAATATGCATTTTCACCTTTGAGACCTGAGCTTGCAGGACAGATAGGTGACGGTGACATAATCGTTGCAGGCAAGAACTTCGGCTGCGGTTCATCAAGAGAACAGGCACCGGAGATAATCAAGCATCTTAATATAAGATGCGTAATTGCAAAATCATTTGCGAGAATATTCTTCCGTAATTCAATAAATAACGGACTTCTGCTTATCGAGAATAAGGATATTCCTGATGCTGTCAGGGAGGGCGATGAGCTGACAGTTATCATGAATGATAAGATTACATTTAACGGCAAGGATTATCCGATAGAACCTCTTCCTGATAATCTCATGGAGATTCTTAATGCGGGCGGACTTGTTAAGGCTATGCAGAAGCGGAATGGATTAGTGTGA
- the metG gene encoding methionine--tRNA ligase — protein MEDKKKYYITTAIAYTSGKPHIGNTYEIVLADSIARYKRQQGYDVFFQTGTDEHGQKIELKAEEAGISPQEFVDNVSGEIKRIWDLMDTSYNKFIRTTDKYHEKQVQKIFKKLYDQGDIYKGFYEGMYCTPCESFFTASQLVDGKCPDCGRPCQPAREEAYFLKLGKYTNKLIEHIESHPEFIQPESRKNEMMNNFIKAGLQDLCVSRTSFKWGIPVDFDDKHVVYVWLDALTNYITGLGYDVDGNSDENFNKYWPADLHLIGKDILRFHTIYWPIMLMALGLPLPKQIFGHPWLLQGDGKMSKSKGNVIYADDLVDMFGVDAVRYFVLHEMPFENDGVITWELMVERMNSDLANTLGNLVNRTIAMSNKYFGGDVNDTSATTDFDEDLKRVVTGTKALIDKDMDKLRVADAITEIFTLFKRCNKYIDETMPWALAKDESKQDELAHVLYNLVESITIGANLLTSYMPQTAGRILAQLNADIREYDDLDKFGLRKNGIKVTDKPEILFARLDLEEVLAKAEEIRKAQAAKNAEPEYPVVEPKEEISIEDFDKIQIQVGEIMACEPVKKSKKLLVSQVMVGGQMRQIVSGIAAYYKPEELVGRKVAVITNLKPCKLCGVESQGMILCAGDDKGNLSVMTVDRDIINGSEIR, from the coding sequence ATGGAAGACAAGAAGAAATATTACATCACTACAGCGATTGCCTATACATCAGGCAAGCCGCACATCGGCAACACATATGAGATAGTGCTTGCAGACAGTATCGCAAGATATAAGAGACAGCAGGGCTATGATGTGTTCTTCCAGACAGGAACAGATGAGCACGGACAGAAGATTGAGCTGAAGGCAGAAGAAGCAGGAATCAGCCCACAGGAATTTGTAGACAATGTATCAGGTGAGATTAAGAGAATCTGGGACCTTATGGATACATCATATAACAAGTTTATCAGAACAACAGATAAGTATCATGAGAAGCAGGTTCAGAAGATTTTCAAGAAGCTGTATGATCAGGGAGACATTTACAAGGGCTTCTATGAGGGTATGTACTGTACACCTTGTGAATCATTCTTCACAGCTTCACAGCTTGTTGACGGCAAATGCCCTGACTGCGGCAGACCATGCCAGCCTGCCAGGGAGGAGGCTTACTTCCTTAAGCTTGGCAAATATACCAATAAGCTTATTGAGCATATTGAGTCCCACCCTGAATTCATCCAGCCTGAGTCACGTAAGAATGAGATGATGAATAACTTTATCAAGGCAGGACTTCAGGATCTCTGTGTATCAAGAACATCTTTTAAGTGGGGTATCCCAGTTGATTTTGATGATAAGCATGTTGTATATGTATGGCTTGATGCCCTTACCAACTACATCACAGGTCTTGGCTATGACGTAGACGGCAACTCAGACGAGAACTTTAACAAATACTGGCCTGCCGACCTTCACCTTATCGGTAAGGATATCTTAAGATTCCATACAATCTACTGGCCGATTATGCTTATGGCACTCGGACTTCCGCTGCCTAAGCAGATATTCGGTCATCCATGGCTTCTTCAGGGTGATGGCAAGATGAGTAAGTCAAAGGGCAATGTTATATATGCCGATGACCTTGTAGATATGTTCGGTGTGGATGCCGTACGTTATTTTGTCCTTCATGAGATGCCATTTGAAAATGACGGTGTAATCACATGGGAGCTTATGGTTGAGAGAATGAATTCAGACCTTGCCAATACGCTCGGTAACCTTGTAAACCGTACAATTGCCATGAGCAATAAGTATTTTGGCGGAGATGTTAACGATACATCAGCAACAACTGATTTTGACGAGGATCTTAAGAGAGTTGTAACAGGCACTAAGGCGCTTATTGATAAGGATATGGATAAGCTCCGTGTAGCTGATGCAATTACAGAGATATTTACACTGTTTAAGAGATGTAACAAATATATTGATGAGACAATGCCATGGGCGCTTGCCAAGGATGAGTCAAAGCAGGATGAGCTTGCACATGTTCTCTATAACCTTGTTGAGAGTATTACAATCGGTGCCAACCTTCTTACTTCGTATATGCCGCAGACAGCAGGCAGGATTCTTGCACAGCTTAATGCTGATATAAGAGAGTATGATGATCTTGATAAGTTCGGACTCCGCAAGAATGGAATCAAAGTTACAGACAAGCCGGAGATTCTTTTTGCAAGACTTGACCTTGAAGAGGTGCTTGCAAAGGCTGAGGAGATACGCAAGGCACAGGCGGCTAAGAATGCAGAGCCTGAGTATCCTGTAGTTGAGCCAAAGGAAGAGATTTCAATAGAGGATTTTGACAAGATTCAGATTCAGGTCGGCGAGATTATGGCATGTGAGCCTGTTAAGAAGTCTAAGAAGCTTCTTGTGTCACAGGTAATGGTTGGCGGACAGATGCGCCAGATTGTGTCAGGCATTGCAGCTTACTACAAGCCGGAAGAGCTGGTAGGCAGGAAGGTTGCTGTTATCACTAACTTAAAGCCATGCAAGCTTTGTGGTGTTGAGTCACAGGGAATGATTCTTTGTGCGGGTGATGACAAGGGCAATCTCTCAGTTATGACTGTTGACCGCGATATAATCAATGGTTCGGAGATTAGATAG
- a CDS encoding 3-isopropylmalate dehydratase large subunit: MGMTIAEKIIARAAGVEEVKPGQIHTVELDYLMSNDGTTHLTIDMYNNKLKNPRIADKDKIVFIVDHNIPAENPKTAAVHKKMREFARENGIKFFEGNGVCHQIMFENFVEPGQLIFGADSHTCSYGALGAFGTGVGCTDFLYAMVTGKSWVMVPETLRFNLKGKLREGVYPRDLILTIIGDIGANGANYKVMEFAGEGAHNLSVNDRFVLCNLAVEAGAKTGIVEPDEKVKEFIKEHGRRADNMYVSDEDAKFLKVYEYDLDKIEPVVARPDFVDDVIPLSQVGDVKIDEAFLGSCNNGRIDDLRVAAEILKGRKVNPDVRFLIAPASNNVYIQALDEGLIDIFMESGAMVMNANCSVCWGSCQGVIGENEVLISTGTRNFKGRAGHKTSKVYLGSAATVTASAIAGKICGPDEL; the protein is encoded by the coding sequence ATGGGAATGACTATAGCTGAAAAGATTATCGCAAGAGCAGCCGGTGTTGAAGAGGTTAAGCCGGGACAGATACATACTGTTGAGCTTGATTACCTTATGAGTAATGACGGAACAACACATCTTACAATAGATATGTACAACAATAAGCTGAAGAATCCAAGAATTGCCGACAAGGATAAGATTGTATTTATCGTGGATCATAATATTCCGGCAGAGAATCCTAAGACGGCAGCAGTTCATAAGAAGATGCGCGAGTTTGCCAGAGAGAACGGAATTAAGTTCTTTGAGGGCAATGGCGTATGCCACCAGATTATGTTTGAAAATTTTGTTGAGCCGGGACAGCTTATATTCGGTGCAGACTCACATACATGTTCATACGGAGCACTCGGAGCATTTGGTACGGGTGTCGGATGTACCGATTTCCTGTATGCAATGGTTACAGGCAAGTCATGGGTCATGGTGCCTGAGACACTCCGCTTTAACCTTAAGGGTAAGTTAAGGGAAGGTGTATATCCAAGAGACCTTATTCTTACTATAATCGGTGATATAGGGGCTAACGGAGCCAATTACAAGGTCATGGAGTTCGCAGGAGAGGGAGCACATAACCTGAGTGTTAATGACAGATTTGTACTGTGCAACCTTGCTGTTGAGGCAGGTGCCAAGACAGGTATTGTAGAGCCAGATGAAAAGGTTAAGGAATTTATTAAGGAGCACGGACGCAGGGCGGACAACATGTATGTCAGTGACGAGGATGCAAAGTTCCTTAAGGTATATGAGTATGACCTTGATAAGATTGAGCCTGTAGTTGCGAGACCTGATTTTGTTGATGATGTTATTCCGCTTTCACAGGTCGGTGATGTTAAGATTGACGAGGCATTTCTTGGCTCATGTAATAACGGAAGAATAGATGACCTCCGTGTTGCCGCTGAGATTCTTAAGGGAAGAAAGGTTAATCCTGACGTAAGATTCCTTATAGCTCCTGCATCCAATAATGTTTATATTCAGGCACTCGATGAGGGGCTTATTGATATATTCATGGAGTCAGGCGCAATGGTCATGAATGCCAACTGCAGTGTATGCTGGGGAAGCTGCCAGGGCGTAATCGGTGAGAATGAAGTTCTTATATCAACAGGTACACGTAACTTCAAGGGACGTGCGGGACATAAGACATCTAAGGTATATCTCGGTTCAGCGGCTACTGTTACGGCTTCAGCAATAGCAGGTAAGATATGCGGCCCTGACGAGCTGTAG
- a CDS encoding DUF6128 domain-containing protein, producing MGNLFYLHEYSDGSADMSHSCGFVKVEHETGWMMSSRVSLEFSIRGMYSVGECRCSICALVPDGDYMSGIKLDDIAVNNGFGRAKCEFIDTNMGGSGFDWNEAVAVAVVTDAGELAAVASWDDTDTAYPYDMIRFGAKKNTVPQKEHAQQEAVEEHTEAGEKETAAEEGSKPEFLQIEEIETKPENGDIIIPEEEKADEMPLTRMQVFSRMQEDCDYVDAFDDDTYYDCIEITPDKLRTLLQYECTGAKTGDGIDVEQNSFLMHGFYTFRHILAGRVQSDENAMLIGVPGVYSNKERFMAGMFGFNNFRRSHRSDCRNPYFGYWYREI from the coding sequence ATGGGTAATTTGTTTTATTTACATGAATATAGTGATGGCAGTGCTGATATGAGCCACTCTTGTGGATTTGTCAAGGTGGAGCACGAGACAGGGTGGATGATGAGCAGCCGTGTCAGTCTTGAGTTCAGCATCAGGGGAATGTATTCTGTTGGCGAATGCAGATGCAGTATATGTGCGCTTGTGCCGGACGGAGATTATATGTCCGGAATTAAGCTGGATGATATTGCTGTTAATAACGGATTTGGCAGGGCAAAATGTGAATTTATTGATACTAATATGGGTGGAAGCGGATTTGACTGGAATGAGGCTGTGGCAGTAGCGGTTGTGACAGATGCAGGTGAATTGGCGGCGGTTGCTTCATGGGATGATACCGATACCGCCTATCCGTATGACATGATAAGGTTCGGGGCAAAGAAAAATACAGTACCGCAGAAAGAACATGCGCAACAGGAAGCTGTAGAAGAACATACGGAAGCGGGAGAAAAGGAGACAGCTGCTGAAGAGGGCAGTAAGCCAGAGTTTCTTCAGATTGAGGAAATAGAAACAAAGCCTGAGAACGGGGATATAATTATCCCGGAAGAAGAAAAAGCAGATGAAATGCCACTTACCCGTATGCAGGTATTCAGCCGCATGCAGGAAGATTGTGATTATGTGGATGCATTTGATGATGATACATATTATGACTGTATTGAGATTACTCCGGATAAGCTAAGGACACTGCTTCAATATGAATGTACGGGAGCTAAGACAGGTGACGGAATAGATGTTGAACAGAACAGCTTTCTTATGCATGGCTTCTATACATTCAGACATATCCTTGCCGGAAGGGTACAGTCTGATGAGAATGCAATGCTTATCGGTGTTCCCGGTGTATACAGCAATAAAGAGCGGTTTATGGCGGGGATGTTTGGATTTAACAACTTCAGAAGAAGTCATAGAAGTGACTGCCGCAATCCGTATTTTGGCTATTGGTACCGGGAGATATAA
- a CDS encoding GNAT family N-acetyltransferase, translating into MSSLKFEYRDNGIILKTLTPASAERVLMFYKKNSNSFDAYETAKPEGFYTLGFQKRLIAAENESFLKGTQMRYFLFDERFPQDIIGSVSFFNIRRGDFEQCCIGYKIDEEYRHMGYGRRMLELALKIITVDYGIHRVEAYILPANTPSVRLAGQCGFEPEGIAKGYVRMHGEWTDHMRYVYISRYQ; encoded by the coding sequence ATGAGTTCATTAAAGTTTGAATACAGAGACAACGGAATAATTCTTAAGACATTAACCCCCGCCAGTGCGGAGCGTGTGCTGATGTTTTATAAAAAGAACAGTAATTCATTTGATGCATATGAAACCGCCAAGCCGGAGGGCTTCTACACCTTAGGCTTTCAGAAGAGGCTTATTGCCGCTGAGAATGAGAGCTTTCTTAAAGGAACTCAGATGAGATACTTCCTGTTTGACGAACGTTTTCCACAGGACATCATCGGAAGCGTATCATTTTTCAACATAAGACGCGGGGATTTTGAACAATGCTGCATAGGTTATAAGATTGACGAAGAATACCGCCATATGGGCTATGGCCGCCGTATGCTTGAGCTTGCACTAAAGATAATAACCGTTGATTACGGAATCCACCGCGTTGAAGCGTATATACTGCCCGCCAACACCCCCTCAGTCCGGCTTGCCGGGCAGTGCGGCTTTGAGCCTGAGGGAATTGCGAAGGGGTATGTGCGTATGCATGGAGAATGGACCGACCATATGAGGTATGTTTATATCTCCCGGTACCAATAG
- a CDS encoding 3-isopropylmalate dehydratase large subunit, with amino-acid sequence MGHTLIEKIVMKNTGKADVKPGAIVTVNVDRVMIHDIFIPFVVDKFHEMGFKKVWDADKVVLIYDHLVPTSAVEDVRHFKIGDAFVKEQGLKNFHRADGICHQLMPEMGYAKPGNIVFGTDSHTTTYGSVGCFSSGIGYTEMAAVLGTGEMWIKVPETIKVVINGELPEGVYAKDIILRLLGDLRSDGATYKALEFSGSTVDNMTVASRMTIANMAIEAGAKAALFAPDEKTAEFSGVNYDDVAWLKADADAEYCRVMEYDASTLVPVLACPSQVDNIHPVSELKGTKIDQVFIGSCTNGRLEDIKVAADILRGKKIADYMRLIVTPASRSIYEEASKAGYLKDLALAGAIITQPGCGLCCGRACGIMADGEKILATNNRNFLGRMGSSKVGIYLGSPASAARAALAGEIC; translated from the coding sequence ATGGGACATACATTAATTGAGAAGATAGTTATGAAGAATACCGGCAAGGCAGATGTGAAGCCGGGAGCGATTGTTACCGTTAATGTTGACAGGGTAATGATTCACGATATATTTATTCCGTTTGTTGTGGACAAGTTCCATGAGATGGGATTTAAAAAGGTGTGGGATGCCGATAAGGTTGTGCTTATCTATGATCATCTTGTACCGACAAGTGCTGTCGAGGATGTAAGACATTTTAAGATTGGTGATGCATTTGTTAAGGAGCAGGGACTTAAGAATTTTCACAGGGCAGATGGTATCTGCCATCAGCTTATGCCGGAGATGGGTTATGCAAAGCCGGGTAATATAGTATTCGGCACTGATTCACATACAACAACTTACGGAAGCGTAGGATGTTTTTCATCGGGAATCGGTTACACTGAGATGGCGGCTGTCCTCGGAACAGGCGAGATGTGGATTAAGGTTCCTGAGACTATTAAGGTTGTGATTAACGGAGAACTTCCTGAGGGTGTATATGCCAAGGATATTATCCTCAGACTTCTTGGTGACCTGAGAAGTGACGGTGCTACATACAAGGCTCTTGAATTCTCGGGAAGCACTGTAGACAATATGACGGTTGCATCAAGGATGACAATAGCCAATATGGCGATTGAGGCAGGAGCAAAGGCAGCGCTGTTTGCACCTGATGAAAAGACGGCTGAATTCTCAGGTGTCAATTACGATGATGTTGCATGGCTCAAGGCTGATGCTGACGCTGAGTACTGCCGTGTAATGGAGTATGATGCATCAACACTCGTTCCCGTACTGGCGTGTCCTTCACAGGTAGACAACATCCATCCTGTAAGCGAGCTTAAGGGAACTAAGATTGATCAGGTATTCATAGGCTCATGTACTAACGGAAGACTTGAGGATATCAAGGTTGCAGCGGACATTCTTCGTGGTAAGAAGATTGCAGATTATATGAGACTTATCGTAACTCCTGCAAGCAGAAGCATATATGAAGAGGCATCCAAGGCAGGGTATCTCAAGGATCTTGCACTTGCCGGAGCAATTATAACACAGCCGGGCTGCGGTCTCTGCTGTGGACGTGCATGCGGAATCATGGCTGACGGCGAGAAGATTCTTGCCACAAACAACCGTAACTTCCTCGGAAGAATGGGTTCTTCTAAGGTAGGCATATATCTTGGTTCACCTGCAAGCGCAGCAAGAGCGGCACTCGCCGGAGAGATATGCTAG
- the leuD gene encoding 3-isopropylmalate dehydratase small subunit (catalyzes the isomerization between 2-isopropylmalate and 3-isopropylmalate in leucine biosynthesis), producing the protein MSRIFKFDNDVDTDQIIASQYLLLPNIDEMKSHAFESLDADFASGVKDGDIIVAGDNFGCGSSREQAPSVLKALGIKAVYAKSFARIFYRNSINIGLPVLVCEDLHDNVAAGDEADIDLTAGTVKACGKEFTCTKLPEYMQNILNAGGLIASLNKEEN; encoded by the coding sequence ATGAGTCGTATTTTTAAATTTGACAATGACGTTGATACAGACCAGATTATTGCATCGCAGTATCTGCTTCTGCCGAATATTGATGAGATGAAGTCACATGCATTTGAGTCACTTGATGCAGATTTTGCTTCCGGTGTTAAGGATGGGGATATAATTGTTGCCGGAGACAACTTTGGCTGCGGTTCATCAAGAGAGCAGGCGCCAAGTGTTCTTAAGGCACTTGGAATAAAGGCAGTTTATGCAAAGTCATTTGCTAGAATATTCTATAGAAATTCAATCAATATAGGACTTCCTGTGCTTGTATGCGAAGACCTTCATGATAATGTTGCCGCAGGTGACGAGGCGGATATTGACCTTACAGCAGGAACTGTTAAGGCATGCGGTAAGGAATTTACATGTACAAAGCTGCCTGAATATATGCAGAATATTCTTAATGCGGGCGGACTTATTGCCTCACTTAACAAGGAAGAGAACTAG
- a CDS encoding TatD family hydrolase codes for MIFDTHAHYDDEAFDADREELLASLADNGIGNVVNVAASMRGCHATLELTERYAFVYGALGVHPDDADGLTEADMDYIEQQAAQSSKIVAIGEIGLDYYYPADATYPKTGKDAQKYWFERQIELARQVKLPIMIHSREAAKDTEDILRQTHASDVGGIIHCYSYSKECAKFYLDNGFYIGVGGVVTFKNGRKLKETVEYVPLDRIVLETDSPYLAPVPNRGKRNSSLNLPLVADEIAALKNVTREEVIETTTANAKRLLNIER; via the coding sequence ATGATTTTTGATACACACGCCCATTATGATGATGAAGCATTTGACGCAGACAGGGAAGAGCTGCTTGCCTCACTTGCTGATAACGGAATTGGCAATGTTGTAAATGTGGCAGCTTCTATGAGAGGCTGCCATGCAACTCTTGAGTTGACGGAAAGATATGCCTTTGTGTATGGTGCGCTTGGCGTTCATCCGGATGATGCAGACGGACTTACCGAGGCAGATATGGATTACATTGAGCAGCAGGCAGCACAGAGCAGTAAGATTGTTGCCATAGGTGAGATAGGTCTTGATTATTATTATCCTGCTGATGCAACATATCCAAAGACAGGCAAAGATGCGCAGAAATACTGGTTCGAGAGACAGATTGAGCTTGCACGTCAGGTTAAGCTGCCGATAATGATTCATTCAAGGGAAGCAGCCAAAGATACGGAGGATATTTTAAGACAGACGCATGCATCTGATGTCGGAGGCATTATACACTGCTATTCATATTCTAAGGAGTGTGCAAAGTTCTATCTTGATAATGGCTTCTATATAGGTGTAGGCGGTGTCGTAACATTTAAGAACGGAAGAAAGCTTAAGGAGACTGTTGAATATGTACCCCTTGACAGGATAGTGCTTGAGACGGACAGCCCTTATCTCGCACCTGTGCCTAACCGCGGCAAGCGTAATTCATCGTTGAATCTCCCGCTTGTTGCGGATGAGATTGCCGCCCTGAAAAATGTTACACGCGAAGAGGTTATTGAGACAACAACTGCCAATGCAAAAAGACTTTTGAATATCGAAAGGTGA